A segment of the Panicum hallii strain FIL2 chromosome 1, PHallii_v3.1, whole genome shotgun sequence genome:
taaatatcatcaaaagcctgacctttcgctacacttacagctcgctttgcagacctcttcgctaatctatattcctcgatgttggttgcgctcttgtcgaggtgaatgcgtttgaaacactctttcttctccttaatagccctttgcacctcatcattccaccaccaagtctctttcacttcctgcttgcctcccctactcacaccaaacacttctgacgccaccttccgaacacatatcgccatctttagccacatatcatccacatttgttccttcttcccaaggctcctcgcctagcatcctctccttaaacgtttgtgcctcttcccctctaagcttccaccacttcgttctcgcaatcttggcatgtttgtcccggtgggcacgtacccgaaaacgaaaatccgccaccacgagcttgtgttgggggacaacacactccccagatatcaccttacaatctaagcatgcacgtctatcctctctcctagcaaggataaagtcgatttggctcgagtattgtccactatggaaagTCACTAGAGAAGGGTTGCGAGTTGAAAAAAGATCGATCGGTCCTCTACGAGCCGAGTTGCATCACGGTAGCTCTCTTCTTCGATGTTGGCTTTCCTATCCGCCTAGTTGTCCTATCATACTACCCGAAAAGATTAAGGCCGGGGAAAAAACCTTAGCTGGTCTTTACTTCAAGACCGCTGATCACTTGGCTTAGCTTGCCAAAGCGCCGGCTCTCCACTAAAGTCAAGTAGTGGCTAGCCCTTTAGCACTCCATAATAAAATAGGCTTAAAGCAAGCTGTAATTATCTTTACTACTTCGCTGATCCAACAACACCAGTTCCTCGATCTTGAGAGTAGTACAGGTACTTACGCAAATAGAAAGTGCGAACAAAGTAGTCAACTTACTGAATCACCAGTGCTCTCATCTTTGTCTTTTGAACTCATCTTTGTTCTTCAAAAATAAGGAATGAATGGAGTTAGGAATGGAAGCTAGCCTGCTGAACCGAGATGATGGTTAAGAGGCCTTCAGACTGCAATTGGATCGGGTTTCTTTCCACTTCATCTTGGGAATCTGGAATGGTTGTTTATGGCTGGGTGTGACAGATCAGACTGAGTTTAGAATCAGACCTTCATTCCCTTTACCAAACATTGGAGTTGCTGCTCGGGTTTTCTCGAAAGCTTTTGCTTTCTTCGGTACTGGTACTTCGGAATCCGTTGCCAAGCTTTCTGAAGTTTGAGTTTGGTTTTTCTCCAAAGAGAAAAAGAATGGAAGAATTCTTATTATTCCATAATAACCCTAGAATTCTGTTTGCATAACGTACGCTACGCCATACAATCGAAATAGAAAATAGGGTATGGGACAATTAATGACTTTGAAAACGCGAAATAGCTGATGAGAGAAGTTGTTGTTGAGAAATAGGAAAGTGGAATGAAATCGAACAAGGgatcttcttggaaatgggaagatctAGGATAGGCGGCCAACCTCCTGGAAAGAGCGATGTGCATAGACCGGGTGAGTAGGGATGCAGCTCCGTGGACCGCTCGTCGGGCCTGATAGGTGGTGGTATCACACCCTTCTCAAAGGAACCGTACGTGAGACTCTCGCCTCATACGGCTCCGTCCTGGAATCTTAATAGAACCGATCTGATTTTCACTACAAGAGGAATTTCGTGCTTCTGCCGGATCCTCCCTATCTCCTAATCGAGCTTGTGTAGGTAGATATTGCCTAGTAGGGCCGATAGTAGTACACTGTTTGGGACGGAGTCAGGGCCCTTCTCACCTCCTACGAGTCGTCCGGCGGAAAACTGTTTCTGAGTGGGGTAAAAGAACTTGGAATCGTCGATCTCTTCCTTCAAGATTGAGATGAATCGATGTCGGTCGATGGTGTGAAAACACTTCCTGATGTCGAATTCCAAAAACCAGCGAGAGGTTCCCCACTCTTCTTTGATCCGTCTGAGGGCCGAGTGGCAGCCTCGACCCGAGCGGAAGTGCGATGTGTCTGGAAACTCGGGATCGTAAATGGATTCGGGTACCATTCTGATCGCCTCTTTCATGATCTTTTCTATGGGTAGAACTACTGTGAGCGGTCTAAACTTCGACCCTTCTTTCTTCATTTAAAAAAAGGGGAGCAAAGCCTGTTTTTTGCTCCCTCAATTGATAGATCAGGGCCCCTCCTGCCGGCCCGAACGAAAGGCTCTTTCAGGAAGTAGTCCCATCACTCTCGGGCCCGGCACCAACCAAGAGGAGGCGGGGCTTTCTCCAATCATTCCGAAGAGCCGAGATCTCGTAAAGGAAAAATTAGCTAGCTCAGCAGGTTTGGACCCGGGTGAATCAGTTCAGTGAAGGAAGGGAGCCTAAACTTAAGGCTTTTCCAAGCCTTGCCGATAGGCGCCTCATGGCTCGCTCAGTTCGCTCGCGGAGTTCTTAGATCAAGTAGATCTGGATAGAGTCTCGCTCATAAAGGAAGAGTAGCGCGCTAGCGCGGCTCGCTTCGCTTTTCGACGCGGAGCTCGCAGCTGTCGAAGCCTGCTTCAAAACTACAGGGCGTGCGTTAGCACTACGGCTTTTCAGCCTCCCTTTGCTGGTTCCGAACTATCACTGATCCCAGAGATCAACCTTCAAACCTTTTTGTTTTAATCTCAGGAAGGCTTTCTCGGGGAGAAAGCAGGTTGGGGAACTGCTAAACGACCTAAAAGAAAGAGGAGACTGACTCTAACCTTTCAAAGCCCTATCTCATCTGGTTGATAGTAGAAGGTACGTACGATGGTACCATGGACATAAACGAGGTCGAGCATATCTTTAATGATTTCAAACTAAAGCGTACCTAAAGCCTGCCCTGGATATGAAAAAGGGATTTGAGCCAGAAGAAGATGAGGATCTATCACCAGATGAGGAAATGGAAACAACTAAGTATTAGTTAGGTTTAGGTTCCGGAAATGGAAATGGTAACAGCGGCCCAAAACAAAAATGGTAAGGTTTTCTTTTCAAAGAAAAAGGAATGGGATGGGGTATGAATCCTTAACTACAAAAGTAAGCACCTCTCCTAACTAATTAGTTAGTATCGAGAGACTAGGCTTTTCATTAAAGTTGAAGGAGACAAACAAAGGTACTCTTGCCGATGGAAGAAATTCCATCGTCGTAAGGGAAGGCCTTGGTCAATCAACTCACCGCCAttgaccggggggggggggaacaaTCTGATGAGCGAGATCATAACACGTGAACAACAAACCATACCGATAGGTTGATAGTTTTCTGTTGGTACGGCGTGTGGTCACAGGAACAATCGGCGGTCGTAGCATGAACTCAAGAGTACCTTCATTTTACAGCATATAGAGGTGTACCAATCCCACCATGATCGCCAGAGCAAGATTCATTCTTTAATCGCTACCAGATCAAACATGAGACCAGCATcctaaaaaagaaaaaggaacgCAAAAGTTTTTAGAAATCCTTATCTTTCGGCTTTTTAAAGAAGATAGGCCATTACAAAAACAAGGTCTAACAGTCGACTTTCCTATCAGGATTTTACAACCTGAATACCAAGGGACCACTATTAGAAGAGAGCACAATAAGTAAATGCCGACGCCATCTTTGACTTTTTGGATGGTCGGCGGCGCCATAAACTCGATAACCAGCACCGCGGAGTCAATAAATTCAACTAAATAGAATCCTAAAACAATCTTATTCGAGCACACGCGGGACCCGCAGCAATGAAATTCACACAAGCGGCAATCATCCGAGCAGAGAATGGAGAAGGGAAATATACTTTTAATTGTTTTTCCGAATGAGAAAGCCTTTGGCAAACTCCTTGCAAATCCGTTTTTGCCGGGCACAATAGACATATCTGCTCAGTCACAACATAAGGAACCCCCAATGTTCCTCAAAGCCTACCCGGCCTGACTGCTttagttgaatgatccgatcccGAAGCTAGCTTTCTACTTAAATTGCTACCCTATCTATTTCTCCTAAAAACAACTAATAAATCAACTTATTACCCCCGCACTTTCTATCTCTCCTATTCCTTTCAATAGGGACAAGTCGTGTTTCTTCACCGATTTTATCCAGATTTTTACTCTTTTCTTTGCcaggtcagttgatcaatgcgAATTGTCAAGGTAAGTTGTTGATCAAATCCAAATTGACCATGCAACGCACCACTAACTTTCCCAAATGGGTCGACAAAAAGTGCCACCCAGCCAGCCAACCTCAGCTCCGCCAACTCTGGGCGAAAGGTTAGTCGCAGCAGCCCCAGCCCAAGACCAGTCTCTCCACACAAGCCAGAACAATTTAACCATCTCACGCttgggactccctctttctaaagagggtattcgctaacagcaggtcgtaggccatacccgaaacccttgtgtactcgctcatatcttACATTAGTCACTCCCACATGatcattgaggtctcctcctatgaagagcttctacttgataggcacggtactaaccatgctataaAGGTCTTCCCAAAACTGACTCTTGGAACTCTCACTAAAacctacctgaggggcataggcactgatcagATTCAGAAtcaaatctccaatgaccaaccgcTCTAGGATAATtcggtcgccttgcctcctaacatctacaactccatccttaaggctcttatcgatcaagatgcaTACACCATTTCTACCCGAAGTTATCCCCGTGTACCagagcttgaagccagaaccctccacctccttcgccttctaacccttccatttagtctcctgcacgcatagaatatttacacgcctcctaattgctacattgactagttctcttaacttacctgttagagaccctaagttccaactacctagacgaatcctagttggctcggctagcttccttacccttcgcacccgtcgagagaaatgcgaagatccttgctcatttttcactacacccgggtgcagatgtagcgcgccacagaggctgcgacgacccgacccttgctcacttatcatcgtacccggatcacgatacgatgcgcccctgaggggatgacgacccggtccttgcccatttaacaccacaccctGGTTCCGATGTAGCGtgtcgctaagagggttacgccctaacgaatttcttatgggtttcatttccatttgagtggctgattttttttacgctggttcgccagacctaacacaaccctccatattttctcatcgcgggcttgggaccggcaAAGGCAGTGTTTGTGGCTAGAGACAGTCTTATAATCTTTTTGTGCGcacccccccccacccccaccccccgccTTTCTCTCTCTGTAAGTATCCTCCGTCTCTTTTTGTCTTTTATTTATTAAAGTTTTAGGGCCACGCCCTAACTTTTCATTCAAAGCCACAGCAGAAGGGTTAACATCGTTTACAGCGTCAGGATGGCCCTACCATCAATACCCAGCATGAAGTAGCAACTGCACGTCAAAGAAACAAAGCTAGATAGGAAAAACTAGCAGAAACCACTGTCTACCGAGCACACTTTGATAGAAACTCCTTCGGATGACAGCTCCAGATCCTGGTTGTGCATCTCCTCTGGCGTGGTTGTCAGTATCTCCCACTTTTTCATGAACTCCAATTCGGTAGTTTCTTCCATCCACTTCCTCAGGCTCCTCTGGTCCATGCTTAGCTTCTTGAAGTTGTCACACCCTAGGATCTTCGTAAAGTCTTTATCTGCTTATAGTTTCTTCAAACAATTCTCTCAGAACTGAGAGCTATGTGCTTTAAAGGTGAGGTAACATTCTTTTTCCTTCTTCGGACACGTAATTTGCTAATTCTGCACCATGCTTACTATTCTCATAAGTAGGATCTTCATACTTTGCCAATCAGCATTATGAAAACAGAGGTCATTTCTTAATTTTCACAAACTCTAAAGCGCAGCAGCACAGACCGTATTAACAACAGTAAACTTTTTTGAAGTAAACCAGCAAGTACTAATAGACTTTTTTGCCTGAAATGAAATGAAGTGCTGTTGGGAACTCTCCCACAGTTTTTGCCCTTTTTCAAGCAAGATCTCAATATCTTTTTCAATACATTGTACCTTTGAAGATCTTAATCTCTTATTTCCAATACACCAGAAGATCTCAGTATCTCAGTTCCGATGCAGCAGAAgataattttttattttctaaAGTTGGTCAATATTGATTGATAATTTTACTTGTTCACGAAATACTCGCCAGCTCTGGAGTGTGGGTCCCGGGTCAACGGAAGGAGCCCCAGAGTTGAATTTTACTGTGGCCCCAAGCTGTCATGGAGTAACGGCGCCTTAATAAACCGTTTCACTGTAAAAAAACCCCCCCGggcttctcttcttcttcctcccgtgcCCCCTCCCCCTATTAATTCCCCCCAAATCCAATTTCCTTCCCGTTCCGTCCCCAAATTCTACGCTCCTCCCATCCCGCACAGCcggcctcaccgccggcgacgggACGCGACGACCCGCGGGCCGGCCGTCCTCCCTCCCTTCTTCGCCCCCCTCAAAACCCTCTGCTGGGGCTCGGCTGGTCGCGGGGTCGAGGACGCGAGATCCGCCCGGGCTTGGACTGACTCCCTCCTTCCTCAGTGAGTAAACCCTAGACCGCTTGGGGGAGCTCCGTTGTACTAGTAATTCGTTTCGTTCAGCGAGATCTTTCATTTCTTTGCAGCGATTGCGCGTATGAATTCGCAAATCTTAGTTCATCGCGGCTCAGAGAATCCCCAAATCTTCGTTTTATCGTAATTCAGTTTGCTGCGGATTCATTTGCCTCGTTGTGCACCTGTGCACCCGTTGTCCGGTTCTATCGGGCTCTTCTTCAGCGCGTAGGATCGATCTCAGTTGACCCCTGATGTCTGAAAAATCTCAGTTGACCCCATAGGACTTGGTAACCAAGGTGCAGGTGTAGTTTGTATTGAAATTTTTTTATGCCCTGCTTAAATATGCCCCTGATTTTTGCAGACTAGATCTTACGGGAGTTGCTTCTGTTATGCTAGTCTTTAGAAGAAATTGATTCTGTTAATTATTGGGGAAATTCAGTAGTGAGACGATGAATATCAGAACCATGGCAACTTGCTGTTGCATCAATGCATGATTTTACTTGGAACTTCTATTCTTTGTGTGAACTTGAAAATTCAGTATTCTGTTATTTACTTAAGTGTATTGCTGAAGAAGACACTGAGCTTTTGTATCATGTACCGTAAGTTAAAATTACTTCTGCTCTATCGTTGGATGTTTCCTACACTGTTAACCGAACTATTGTTTGATTAAAAACTTGAATGCTAGCTGCTTCAGACTAGAAAGTATAGTCTTACTTTCCTAACTCCTTATTTGTATCATTGTGTGGCACCAGGGATAAGATTGTGAAGCACCGGTGCTGCATCATCATTATCTTCGCAGGGTCACTTTGATAATCCAACAAAGGGCACCTAGCTACTATCCCTGATTGTCCCCTGACAATGAAGACGCATGAGCGAGCTGCCAATTTGGCCCTTGCTGGTATGTTTCTTGTTCAGTTCAATCATAGCTGCAGTTACATTGTTCACTACCTTGCtaccttcttccttttcttttgataaatcaacacttgcTGACCTCTGTGGCCTTCTTTTTTACAATATTTGCAGCTTTGAGCTTGGCACCGCTTGTGGTTAAAGTAAATCCAAATTTGAATGTGATATTGACGGCATGCCTTACTGTCTATGTGGGTTGTTACCGTTCTGTCAAGCCAACCCCACCCTCTGTAAGCAATATGTTTTCTTTTCTGTATATAATATCTGTTGGGTATTGCCGTGACATGTAAATTAAGAGACCAACTGATTTATTTTCGCAAACTTTATTATGCAGGAGACTATGTCCAAGGAGCATGCTATGCGTTTCCCCTTAGTGGGAAGTGCTATGCTCTTGTCACTGTTCCTTCTATTCAAGTTTCTTTCAAAAGACTTGGTCAATGCTGTGCTCACTGCTTACTTCTTCATTCTTGGAATTGTTGCTCTCTCGTAAGTCTAAATTTTCTCAGAATACCTTTGCAGACATGTGTACTTATGAGCTAATGACTGCATTCGTTCCCTTGCTGTGCAGTGCAACATTGCTTCCTTCTATAAAACGTTTTCTTCCAAAAGAATGGAATGATAATCTCATTGTATGGCGGGCTCCACTTATCCACTGTATGACCCTCACTCACTTTGACGCTCGTTCTTGTTTGTCCAATTATGCAGATCTTGAGATAAACTGCATCTATGTTTGCAATGATATCCCGCAGCTCTATTTGATTATATCTTCAATGCTGCTGTAATGGAAATAAAAATTGTGGCGACTGAGAGTCGACATACAAACTTATTGTGTGGCCTGGATGATTTTGAACTTTTTCACTATTGATGTTTTAAACCTTGTTACAAATAAAACGACATTGCTCCATGTGGATATGGCCATTTGAAAAACTATATGCTGGCATGGAAATACATTCTTTGTTGACAACATTTCTTATGGATATATGGAAGATTTGTTTTCCTTTGTGAAATAGATGTATTATGTGCCAGAGTTGCAGCCTTTTACAATCTTTATTCTTGAAGATGGTTTAAGTCCATGAGCCTCTTATTTCAGCACTCTCGGTGGAGTTCACAAAGTCACAGATTGTTGCTTCTGTCCCGGGATTTTTCTTTTGCATGTGGTATGCATCTAAGAAGCATTGGCTGGCAAATAATGTTCTGGGAATCGCTTTCTGTATTCAGGTTTGTTTGTATGATTTAATATTAATATGCAATACTTTAGATTATGGGCTAAAACCTTCCTGAATTTGATCGTTTCCGCCACCAATTTTACTTCACCAGAGCCTTAACACTTGGATTTTGCAGGGGATTGAGATGTTGTCATTGGGGTCGTTTAAAACTGGAGCCATTCTCTTGGTAAGTTCTTTTTCCCCATCTTTGTATTGGTTTGAACACATATTTCTGTTTTGGGGTATAACTTCTAATAACACATCCTTATCATTTCAGTCATAAACATGTTCTTATTTTATCATCTCTGAGCTATCATAATTTTCACAACTGAAGTGTGTTATAATGCATACTAATTACAAATCATCAGGTGTTAATGTgacttgattttttttttgcctaCCAAAGGAACTACTTGTTATGCACTACAGGAAACTAAAAGTACTGTTGCTTGTGATGTATGTGGAATTAATATGTACTGTTTCTAATTATGGTCATAGTTGTATCCCTATCCTCTTAGCATGTTCAGTATATTTTCTAACACTTTATTAGTGTATCATTGAGTCAGATTTCATATCATACTTTTACTGTTCTCCCcgctcccctcccctctttGGCCATAATGATTTTTTGCTGCAATATCTGTCCTAGCGGTGGTGCCATATTGGCGAGTTAACTTTTATGCTTTGCCTTTTTAGTATGCACTCTGCCATACCTCTTGAACTTTGAAAAAAAGATAGTTTTTCTCGCATGGAACCTCATACTGAGTAATAGTTCTGAAGTAACCAAGCGCTTGCATTTTGATTGTGCTATTTCTGAAAATAATAGCCACAGCAATTTCATCTGTTCTGGCTGAACTGATTTGTGCCGTTTGTTTCAGGATAGTGCCACTGTATCATTCTCTATTCATTCACTGACATTCATATGTAAATGCATTTTCCTTTTGCATTTTCAGGCTGGACTTTTTGTGTATGACATATTCTGGGTGTTCTTCACTCCAGTTATGGTCAGTGTGGCTAAATCTTTTGATGCTCCAATAAAGGTCAGTGCTTGTTGTTAGTGAACTGTCTTTGTTAATAATCTCTTCCGTTTCGTCATCAACTAATCTGGTTCTGCATTGTTTTTCTACAGCTTCTGTTTCCAACTGCAGATGCTGCACGGCCATTCTCTATGCTTGGCCTTGGTGACATTGTGATACCTGGTCAGTAGTAAAAGTTTCTTTCTTTGTGCTATGTTACATTCTGCTGATGTCTGCAGTGAATTATTTTTTTCCCTGATTGAATGGTAATATATCAGCCACAGTATGAGTGCCAACTTTATTACACGACTATATACTGGGACCTTGTTAGCATGTCTGAGGACAATCTGCAAATATGTTGTTTTGATAGCTTTTTTTCCTTGATCTATGGGGGTTTATTGGAGAGAAGTACCAAGTATCGGGTTTTCTAGATTTATGATATTGGTTTGTTTTGCTATTTATGTATTCTTTTAGTACGTGACTGAGAATCAGTGTTGCAACTAGAATTGGTCCAACTGGAAGGAGGTCATGCTCAGATATTGATGTATTAGTTGGGCCCATATGACTAGGTCCTGAGGTCCATGCTCATGTATATTTTTAAGCTATCTGGTCGCATGCGCTCTCTTGAGTTATTGCCAATACAAGCACTATTTGTATCCGTTCTGACCCCTAGAGGGCAACTATTAGCTGCATATCAGCTGATAATCAGGTCAGGTGCATAGAAAATGTGATTTTATTCAGACATTTTCTGTGTCATTCAGCTCATAATATGGATTTGTACTTTTGGTTCCAGGCATCTTTGTTGCACTTGCCCTGCGTTTTGACGTCTCAAGAGGTATCAAGAACCGTTACTTCAACAGTGCATTTTTGGGATACACTGTGGGTTTAACGGTGACCATCATTGTAATGAACTGGTTTCAAGCTGCACAGGTGAGTTCTGTTACTCATGTTTACTGCCTTTTTGCCCCTTATTTCTGTCATCTTTGAAATATTAATATGGTCATTTTTTGGGCATATGCAGCCTGCTCTACTATACATTGTTCCTGGTGTGATCGGTTTCGTTGCTGTTCACTGTTTGTGGAATGGAGAAGTAAAACAGGTCAGATTCTGAATACTTACTGCAACTGTGGCCTTCTGCCTTTTGGCCCTTCCATATGTACATTCTGGTTTCTGTACTATCAGTACTACTACATATTAAATGTGCCTCTAGCCTTTTCTTACCTGTCTAATAGATCTTGAGGAAAGTCGCGAAGAGAATGTTGTCCTTGTTCTGTATTGGTATTTGGTTTTATGATGAGTAATGAGATCCATAGTGTTGATGGTGTTCTTTAGTTCCTTACAGTCATTTATTTCATCCTGCTGTCAGCTCATGTATTTTTGGTTGTAGCTGTGCAAAGTTTTATCCCTTTTGTTTCCCCGAAGGTGCTTCCGGACACAAGATG
Coding sequences within it:
- the LOC112900937 gene encoding signal peptide peptidase 2, which codes for MKTHERAANLALAALSLAPLVVKVNPNLNVILTACLTVYVGCYRSVKPTPPSETMSKEHAMRFPLVGSAMLLSLFLLFKFLSKDLVNAVLTAYFFILGIVALSATLLPSIKRFLPKEWNDNLIVWRAPLIHSLSVEFTKSQIVASVPGFFFCMWYASKKHWLANNVLGIAFCIQGIEMLSLGSFKTGAILLAGLFVYDIFWVFFTPVMVSVAKSFDAPIKLLFPTADAARPFSMLGLGDIVIPGIFVALALRFDVSRGIKNRYFNSAFLGYTVGLTVTIIVMNWFQAAQPALLYIVPGVIGFVAVHCLWNGEVKQLLEFDESKAEAEEAGEEEQDDKSKEDKKGD